One genomic segment of uncultured Desulfobacter sp. includes these proteins:
- a CDS encoding Lrp/AsnC family transcriptional regulator, translating into MKIDDTNINIIRELKEGKKPFKKIADKLGVTENTVRARVLKLQEEGVLEFCGLVDPAKLPGHRSVIVGIKLSETNLVEKGKEISRLKGVVSVSVVTGRYDLMVMVLFKEGFDLLEFYTNEISKIHGISSVETFVVYKSYNLKVPYIF; encoded by the coding sequence ATGAAAATTGATGACACCAATATCAATATTATCAGAGAACTCAAAGAAGGTAAAAAACCTTTTAAAAAAATAGCCGATAAGCTTGGCGTTACTGAAAATACTGTAAGGGCAAGGGTCCTCAAACTTCAGGAAGAAGGCGTGCTTGAGTTCTGCGGACTTGTGGACCCGGCCAAGCTGCCGGGCCATAGAAGTGTAATTGTGGGTATTAAGCTGTCTGAGACAAATCTGGTTGAAAAAGGAAAGGAGATCAGCCGCCTGAAAGGTGTCGTTTCCGTGTCCGTGGTCACAGGGCGTTATGATCTTATGGTGATGGTTTTGTTCAAAGAAGGGTTTGATCTGCTTGAATTTTACACCAATGAAATTTCAAAAATTCACGGCATAAGTTCCGTTGAAACTTTTGTTGTTTACAAATCATACAATCTGAAAGTGCCGTACATTTTTTAA
- the gcvH gene encoding glycine cleavage system protein GcvH encodes MKSIEELNFPSDVKYTDDHEWAKVEGDLVSVGISDYAQDQLGEIVFVEMPEIGDSFGQGDEFGSLESVKAVSEIFLPISGEIVEVNSELEDAPELVNTDCYDKGWLVKIKPQDLSEMDSLKDQAAYLEMLKG; translated from the coding sequence ATGAAATCCATTGAAGAACTTAATTTCCCATCAGACGTTAAATACACCGATGACCATGAATGGGCAAAGGTCGAAGGCGATTTGGTAAGCGTGGGCATTTCTGACTATGCCCAGGATCAGCTTGGCGAAATTGTTTTTGTGGAAATGCCTGAAATTGGTGACAGCTTTGGCCAGGGGGACGAATTTGGCAGTTTGGAGTCCGTTAAAGCGGTATCTGAAATTTTTCTTCCTATTTCAGGTGAAATCGTTGAGGTGAATTCAGAACTTGAAGATGCGCCGGAGCTTGTCAACACCGACTGCTATGACAAAGGCTGGCTTGTCAAAATCAAACCCCAAGATCTGTCAGAAATGGACAGCCTTAAAGACCAAGCTGCATACCTTGAAATGCTGAAAGGATAA
- the lpdA gene encoding dihydrolipoyl dehydrogenase translates to MVENITIIGAGPGGYVAALRAAGLGARVTLIEKENLGGTCLNWGCIPSKIMKNSADLLLSCLKAGSMGINISGTISPDIRVLMQRKEKVLDGQRKGLAGLLEKAGVNVVMGRAKIVSPGNVEIVSDREESISVAYDKLIVAAGTVPMNVPAFPFDHKKILSSNDILSLDYIPKSLTIVGGGVIGCEFAFIFSALGCQVTIIEAMDRVLPLPGVDASCSKLLLREMKKRKIKVLTDTIVTRTENKRDGLDIFLDVSPFTTPAGKLKAKSIESDVMAVCIGRSSLAKELGLENIGLNTDKNGWIAVNEYMQTHVENVYAIGDILGPAHVMMAHVAYHEGLVAAVNACGQTEAPKTAMSYDTVPGVIFTMPEIGSVGLTEKQAREQGKDIETAVVNFRALGKAHAIDQIAGEAKMIVEKASGKVIGVHMTGPHATDLIAEATLAITKGLTAADLAHTIHAHPTLAEIMGETALKILGTPLHG, encoded by the coding sequence ATGGTTGAAAATATCACCATCATCGGCGCAGGTCCCGGTGGTTACGTTGCCGCGCTGAGAGCAGCCGGCCTTGGGGCCCGGGTGACCTTGATTGAAAAAGAAAATTTAGGGGGAACCTGTCTTAATTGGGGCTGTATCCCGTCTAAAATAATGAAAAACTCAGCTGACCTGCTGCTAAGTTGCCTTAAGGCCGGCAGTATGGGAATTAATATATCAGGTACAATCAGCCCTGATATCCGTGTTCTGATGCAACGAAAGGAAAAAGTCCTTGACGGTCAGAGAAAAGGGCTTGCAGGACTTCTTGAAAAGGCAGGGGTAAACGTTGTCATGGGCCGGGCGAAAATAGTTTCTCCGGGAAACGTTGAGATCGTTTCTGACCGGGAAGAATCCATATCAGTGGCGTACGACAAGCTAATCGTTGCAGCCGGTACGGTACCCATGAATGTTCCGGCTTTTCCCTTTGATCATAAAAAGATTCTGTCTTCCAATGATATCCTGTCACTGGATTATATACCAAAGTCTTTAACCATTGTGGGCGGTGGGGTGATCGGGTGTGAATTCGCTTTTATATTCAGTGCCCTTGGCTGTCAGGTGACCATTATTGAGGCCATGGACAGGGTGCTCCCCTTACCGGGCGTGGATGCGTCCTGCTCAAAGCTGCTGTTGCGTGAAATGAAGAAACGAAAGATTAAGGTGCTTACTGACACAATTGTGACACGGACTGAAAACAAACGTGATGGCCTTGATATTTTTCTGGATGTCAGTCCATTCACCACGCCGGCCGGAAAACTGAAAGCGAAATCGATTGAATCCGATGTCATGGCTGTGTGTATCGGCAGAAGTTCCTTGGCAAAAGAGTTGGGCCTTGAAAATATCGGCCTTAACACAGACAAGAACGGATGGATTGCCGTGAATGAATATATGCAGACCCATGTTGAAAATGTTTATGCCATTGGTGATATTCTCGGCCCTGCCCATGTGATGATGGCCCATGTGGCGTACCACGAAGGCCTTGTGGCGGCAGTTAATGCCTGCGGGCAAACAGAGGCGCCCAAAACCGCCATGTCTTATGATACCGTGCCCGGGGTCATTTTTACCATGCCTGAAATAGGCTCGGTTGGATTAACGGAAAAACAGGCCCGGGAACAGGGCAAAGACATTGAAACGGCAGTTGTAAATTTCAGGGCACTGGGAAAAGCCCATGCCATTGACCAGATTGCAGGAGAGGCAAAAATGATCGTGGAAAAGGCATCAGGCAAAGTGATAGGGGTTCATATGACAGGCCCCCATGCAACAGATCTGATTGCCGAAGCTACCTTGGCTATCACCAAGGGGTTAACTGCAGCGGATCTGGCACACACCATTCATGCCCATCCCACCCTGGCTGAAATTATGGGAGAAACGGCCTTGAAAATATTGGGAACCCCGCTGCATGGGTAA
- the gcvPA gene encoding aminomethyl-transferring glycine dehydrogenase subunit GcvPA translates to MRYLPHTRQDIDQMLAVTGHADLNQLFETIPDSAKTKTGLNLPDALSEWDLNAQMEEMASQNLACGSYTCLMGAGSYDHHIPAIVPYLISRSEFMTAYTPYQPEVSQGTLQGIYEFQTMITALLGMDIATASHYDGGTALAECALIALRKSKKANKIAVSSLIHPAHRQIMKTYLGPSGYEIVEIPADKNGLTDVAAFKAMDGIAGVAVQSPNFFGNIEDLGSFRACADEKKCLFISSFTEALAYGLLKSPGCFGADLVAGEGQSLGMSKSFGGPGLGLLAGTKQMMRNLPGRFVGKTKDSKGSRGYVLTLATREQHIRREKASSNICSNNGLNAMTAAVYMAAAGKNGIREIARLNHDKAVYLKNMLVGAGFESVFNSAFFNEFVVKAPAGFSDKRRELAKKHNLFAGVPLESYYPDMADHYLFCATETVSRQAMDLLAKEVQS, encoded by the coding sequence ATGCGTTATCTGCCGCATACCAGACAGGACATCGACCAGATGCTGGCTGTCACCGGCCACGCCGATCTGAATCAGCTATTTGAAACCATACCCGATTCTGCAAAAACAAAGACCGGATTGAACCTGCCGGACGCGTTAAGCGAATGGGATTTAAATGCCCAAATGGAAGAAATGGCCTCACAAAATTTGGCATGCGGATCATATACATGCCTGATGGGCGCCGGTTCCTACGACCATCATATTCCTGCCATTGTGCCCTACCTTATTTCCAGGTCCGAATTTATGACGGCCTACACCCCTTACCAGCCCGAGGTAAGTCAGGGAACCTTGCAGGGGATCTATGAATTTCAAACCATGATTACAGCGCTTTTAGGTATGGATATTGCCACGGCATCCCATTACGATGGCGGTACCGCCCTGGCAGAATGCGCGCTGATTGCCCTTCGCAAATCAAAAAAAGCCAATAAAATCGCCGTATCAAGTCTGATTCATCCCGCCCATCGCCAGATCATGAAGACCTATCTTGGTCCATCCGGATATGAAATAGTTGAAATACCGGCAGATAAAAACGGCCTGACGGATGTGGCTGCCTTTAAAGCCATGGACGGCATTGCAGGCGTGGCGGTTCAGTCCCCTAATTTTTTTGGAAACATTGAAGATCTCGGCAGTTTCAGAGCCTGTGCCGATGAAAAAAAATGCCTCTTTATTAGCTCATTTACCGAAGCGTTGGCCTATGGTCTGCTGAAAAGTCCGGGATGCTTTGGGGCTGATCTTGTGGCAGGCGAAGGCCAGAGCCTTGGCATGTCCAAAAGCTTTGGTGGTCCAGGACTTGGCCTTTTAGCCGGAACAAAGCAAATGATGAGAAATCTTCCCGGAAGGTTTGTGGGAAAAACCAAAGATTCAAAGGGCAGCAGAGGGTACGTGTTGACCCTGGCCACCAGAGAGCAGCATATCCGCAGGGAAAAAGCCTCTTCCAACATCTGTTCCAATAACGGACTCAACGCCATGACCGCCGCCGTATATATGGCAGCGGCGGGAAAAAACGGAATCAGGGAAATTGCCCGGCTCAATCACGACAAGGCCGTTTACCTTAAAAACATGCTTGTGGGTGCCGGGTTTGAATCTGTTTTTAACAGCGCTTTTTTCAATGAATTTGTCGTTAAAGCCCCTGCCGGATTTTCGGACAAGCGAAGGGAATTGGCAAAAAAACATAATTTGTTTGCAGGGGTCCCCCTTGAATCCTATTACCCGGACATGGCAGACCATTATCTTTTCTGTGCCACGGAAACCGTGTCCAGACAGGCCATGGACCTTTTGGCAAAGGAGGTGCAATCATGA
- a CDS encoding ATP-binding protein translates to MDRIKNNALALEHEIEWFNRVLDLRIRLYFEQERDHESIEEIPAPVFERKDSPYAEIIDKYRMSDQERLVLVLALIPHIRPQLLDTFFINNQNFDRPFSEFGGWKGNTHGGFLPTGETVAFLLAGSDLSKRFEVIRMFEDDHFFAKESILKLENQGSNEPLFSGQLVISTDFLNIFTTGIAHKPDYNISFPAKLISTKLTWDDLVLAVDVVEEIENINGWIRYGKTIMETWGFDTVIKPGYRSLFYGPSGTGKTLTATLIGKRSALDVYRIDLSMVVSKYIGETEKNLANVFDQAEKKEWILFFDEADALFGKRTQTSNSNDRHANQEISYLLQRVEDYPGVVILATNLKANIDDAFARRFQSVVYFPMPDQEMRYRLWQNTLKDRFDPSHPSVLEEVAAKYELSGGAIINVVRYCAIRVLQENRQTISKEDLVTGIVKELRKEGRTL, encoded by the coding sequence ATGGATCGCATCAAGAACAATGCCCTTGCCCTGGAACATGAGATCGAGTGGTTCAACCGGGTGCTGGACCTTCGCATCCGCCTCTATTTCGAACAGGAGCGGGACCATGAATCAATAGAAGAGATCCCGGCCCCTGTGTTTGAGCGCAAAGACTCCCCGTATGCCGAAATTATTGACAAGTACCGGATGTCCGATCAGGAGCGCCTGGTACTTGTGCTGGCCTTGATCCCCCATATCCGCCCCCAGTTGCTGGACACCTTTTTTATCAACAACCAGAACTTTGATCGGCCGTTTAGCGAGTTCGGCGGCTGGAAAGGAAACACCCACGGCGGGTTCCTGCCAACCGGCGAGACCGTCGCATTCCTCCTGGCAGGAAGCGATTTAAGCAAACGCTTTGAGGTCATCCGCATGTTTGAGGATGATCATTTTTTTGCAAAAGAGTCGATTTTAAAGCTGGAAAACCAGGGAAGCAACGAGCCCCTGTTCAGCGGACAGCTAGTCATATCAACGGATTTTCTCAACATATTCACCACGGGTATCGCCCACAAGCCCGACTACAACATCAGCTTTCCTGCCAAGCTCATTTCCACCAAGCTGACCTGGGATGATCTTGTTCTGGCGGTCGACGTCGTTGAGGAGATCGAGAACATTAACGGCTGGATCCGGTACGGAAAAACCATCATGGAAACCTGGGGGTTTGATACGGTTATCAAACCTGGGTACAGAAGCCTGTTTTACGGGCCTTCCGGAACGGGCAAGACTTTGACGGCAACGCTTATCGGCAAGCGGTCAGCATTGGATGTCTACAGGATCGATCTTTCCATGGTGGTTTCAAAATATATCGGCGAAACAGAGAAAAACCTTGCCAATGTTTTTGACCAGGCCGAGAAAAAGGAGTGGATTCTTTTTTTTGACGAGGCAGATGCCCTGTTCGGCAAAAGGACCCAAACCTCGAACTCCAACGACCGCCACGCCAACCAGGAGATATCTTACCTTCTCCAGAGGGTGGAGGATTATCCGGGGGTGGTGATCCTTGCCACCAATCTCAAGGCAAATATCGATGATGCCTTTGCAAGAAGGTTTCAGTCGGTGGTCTATTTTCCCATGCCCGACCAGGAGATGCGTTATCGGTTGTGGCAAAATACCCTGAAGGATCGTTTTGACCCGTCCCATCCATCCGTATTAGAGGAGGTTGCCGCAAAATATGAACTCTCTGGAGGCGCCATCATCAATGTCGTAAGATACTGCGCCATCAGAGTTTTGCAGGAAAACAGGCAGACAATTTCAAAGGAGGACCTTGTGACAGGTATTGTAAAGGAGTTGAGAAAAGAGGGCCGAACCCTATGA
- the gcvPB gene encoding aminomethyl-transferring glycine dehydrogenase subunit GcvPB, translating into MTQPGTTGLIFNEPELWDKSREGRCGISMPRSDVPRADLDPALTGDAPELPQLSELDVVRHFVRLSQWNFSIDSGMYPLGSCTMKYNPKTNEVQAARKGFAAAHPLVGDEFSQGALKLMYELEQLLGEITGFPAVTLQPAAGAHGEFTGMLMIHAWHAKQGRQRSKILVPDTAHGTNPASASLCGYKSVNIKSGPKGVLEPATVAEAMDEDTAGIMITNPNTLGLFEDNIKEVCDIVHAKGGLVYGDGANMNAVMGIIKPGELGIDVLHLNLHKTFSTPHGGGGPGSGPVAVVKDLIPFLPVPRVQKENDTYSFITNCPDTIGRMHTFYGHFGVMVRALAYILSMGGDGLKRASQLAVLNANYIKESLKTTLDLPYDRPCMHECVFTDKNVQEHHISTMDMAKRLLDYGFHPPTVYFPLVVDAAFMVEPTETESKDEIDQFIEAVKAIVKEAASNPEKLKSAPYLPKVTRLDEVTAARKPCLKG; encoded by the coding sequence ATGACACAGCCAGGCACAACAGGCCTTATATTTAACGAACCTGAACTATGGGATAAAAGCCGGGAAGGCCGATGCGGTATCTCCATGCCGAGAAGTGATGTGCCGAGAGCAGATCTTGATCCGGCACTCACCGGTGATGCACCGGAACTTCCGCAACTTTCCGAACTTGATGTGGTCCGCCATTTTGTACGGTTGTCCCAATGGAATTTTAGTATAGACTCCGGCATGTATCCCTTGGGGTCCTGCACCATGAAATACAATCCCAAAACCAATGAGGTCCAGGCAGCCCGCAAAGGCTTTGCCGCAGCCCATCCCCTGGTCGGGGATGAATTTTCCCAGGGAGCTTTAAAGCTGATGTATGAGTTAGAGCAGCTTCTCGGGGAAATCACGGGATTTCCCGCCGTCACATTGCAGCCGGCGGCCGGGGCCCATGGGGAGTTTACCGGCATGCTCATGATCCATGCCTGGCACGCCAAACAGGGAAGGCAGCGTTCGAAGATCCTTGTCCCGGACACGGCCCATGGCACTAATCCCGCGTCCGCAAGCCTTTGCGGATATAAGTCCGTGAATATCAAATCAGGGCCTAAAGGAGTCCTGGAGCCCGCCACGGTTGCCGAGGCCATGGACGAAGATACCGCCGGCATCATGATCACTAATCCCAACACCCTTGGTCTGTTTGAAGACAACATAAAGGAGGTCTGTGATATCGTCCATGCCAAGGGCGGCCTTGTCTATGGCGATGGTGCCAACATGAATGCCGTCATGGGGATTATCAAACCCGGCGAACTTGGCATTGATGTGCTCCATTTAAATCTTCACAAAACCTTTTCCACCCCCCATGGTGGCGGCGGGCCCGGTTCCGGACCGGTGGCCGTGGTTAAAGATCTGATTCCCTTCCTTCCTGTGCCAAGAGTTCAAAAGGAAAACGATACCTATTCCTTTATTACAAATTGTCCCGATACCATCGGTCGGATGCACACCTTTTATGGCCATTTCGGCGTCATGGTCCGAGCTTTGGCCTATATTCTGTCCATGGGAGGCGACGGCCTGAAGCGTGCTTCCCAGCTTGCCGTACTTAATGCCAACTACATTAAGGAAAGCCTTAAAACCACCCTGGACCTGCCCTATGACAGGCCCTGCATGCACGAATGTGTGTTTACCGACAAAAACGTTCAGGAACACCATATCAGCACCATGGATATGGCCAAACGTCTTTTGGATTACGGATTTCATCCCCCCACAGTATATTTCCCCCTGGTGGTGGATGCCGCCTTTATGGTGGAGCCCACTGAAACCGAATCCAAAGATGAAATTGACCAGTTCATTGAGGCGGTAAAAGCCATTGTTAAAGAGGCCGCTTCAAACCCGGAAAAATTGAAATCAGCGCCCTATCTTCCTAAGGTGACCCGGCTGGACGAGGTGACTGCAGCACGCAAACCCTGTCTTAAAGGTTAG
- a CDS encoding aminomethyltransferase family protein: MTNNLKRTPLNAWHRNAGANMADFGGFDMPLWYDTGVKNEHLAVLKSAGMFDTSHMDCIQVQGKDAPALLDFCFTRQIGELSSGRCVYGAFLDVKGHCIDDAIVYKFSDIRFMVCVNAGMGGTVAGHLVLHSDGKSLEIKDLSDQLAKLDVQGKNALKIVSGLINDKENVFDKMPYFSFKGDLDPDAPNGVSLVDGTPIILSRTGYTGEFGFEIFIAPDKVEKLWCNLLDAGSPYGLIPCGLGARDSLRAGACLPLSHQDIGHFPFINHPWEFALPFKAGTRQFTKAFLGDQSLMNLEQPSFTYAFVGDSLRKVTAGDAGRVLTEQGEDIGMVLTCATDMGIFWHEDQIVSINTPNLPPDVKIKGLACGFVMVNQPLDMGTRLTLVEGKRKIGVQLVSDIRPDRTARLAIKNFK; the protein is encoded by the coding sequence ATGACCAATAATCTAAAAAGAACACCATTAAATGCATGGCACAGAAATGCCGGAGCCAACATGGCAGATTTCGGCGGATTTGACATGCCGCTATGGTATGATACAGGGGTTAAAAATGAGCACCTTGCCGTGCTTAAATCTGCGGGTATGTTTGACACATCCCATATGGACTGTATCCAGGTACAAGGGAAAGACGCCCCTGCCCTGCTTGATTTTTGTTTCACAAGACAAATCGGCGAGCTGTCATCCGGCCGCTGTGTTTACGGCGCGTTTTTAGATGTCAAGGGTCACTGCATTGATGATGCCATTGTTTATAAATTTTCTGATATCCGCTTCATGGTCTGTGTCAATGCAGGTATGGGTGGGACCGTTGCCGGCCATCTTGTCTTGCACAGTGACGGAAAATCTTTAGAAATTAAAGATTTGTCAGATCAGCTTGCCAAACTGGATGTCCAGGGCAAAAATGCCTTAAAAATTGTGTCAGGCCTGATTAATGACAAAGAAAACGTTTTCGACAAAATGCCCTACTTCTCTTTCAAAGGCGATCTGGACCCTGACGCCCCCAATGGGGTAAGCCTTGTGGATGGTACCCCTATCATTTTGTCAAGAACCGGATATACCGGTGAATTTGGTTTTGAAATCTTCATTGCGCCCGATAAAGTTGAAAAATTGTGGTGTAATCTTTTGGATGCAGGTTCTCCTTATGGCTTGATACCCTGCGGTCTTGGTGCCAGGGACTCCTTAAGGGCCGGGGCATGTCTGCCTTTGTCCCACCAGGACATTGGACATTTCCCCTTCATTAACCACCCTTGGGAGTTTGCCCTGCCCTTTAAAGCTGGTACTCGGCAATTTACCAAGGCATTTTTAGGGGACCAGAGCCTGATGAATCTGGAACAGCCATCTTTTACCTATGCCTTTGTCGGTGACTCTTTAAGAAAGGTGACAGCCGGTGATGCCGGCCGGGTTCTCACCGAACAGGGCGAAGATATCGGCATGGTACTGACCTGCGCAACAGACATGGGGATTTTTTGGCATGAAGACCAAATCGTCAGTATTAACACGCCAAACCTGCCCCCGGATGTTAAAATAAAGGGGCTTGCCTGCGGATTTGTCATGGTCAACCAGCCCCTTGATATGGGTACCCGGTTAACTCTTGTTGAAGGCAAGCGCAAAATTGGGGTTCAGCTTGTTTCTGACATTCGACCGGATAGGACAGCAAGGCTTGCAATCAAAAATTTTAAATAG
- a CDS encoding MalY/PatB family protein gives MRDQWHFDQMIDRSNTGSAKWEPCVLEQKFGKGRGNLLPLWVADMDFACPDVIFNAMEQRLSHRVFGYSLNDSRHNDALIDWFNRRHGWQIQEDSIVNTPGIVPGVHYLIQCFTKPGDGVLIQPPVYYPFAQAIHTNGRHVVENPLILNNYRYDMDFKDLEEKTRDPRVKLAILCSPHNPVGRVWHRDELERFGAICLKNNVLVFADEIHCDLIMPGFEHTSYQSISFEFCQGSIAGNAASKTFNLAGLGYSCLIIPNEVYRHEMGNFFNCLGFDATGPSNLFGAIAARAAYEGGEPWLVDVISYIYDNFLYLKKRIEKELPGVRVFDLEATYLPWIDFTPLGLSSERIIQIIEEKAGLALDHGNWFGQSGAGFERINIACPRQLLFKAVNALIAAFMPFCK, from the coding sequence ATGAGAGACCAATGGCATTTTGATCAAATGATAGACAGAAGCAACACAGGCTCCGCAAAATGGGAACCGTGTGTTTTGGAACAAAAATTTGGAAAAGGGCGGGGCAATCTGCTGCCGTTATGGGTGGCGGATATGGATTTTGCCTGTCCTGATGTGATTTTCAATGCCATGGAACAACGCTTGTCTCACAGAGTTTTCGGGTACAGCCTGAATGACAGCCGGCATAATGACGCGCTGATCGACTGGTTTAACCGGCGGCATGGTTGGCAGATCCAGGAGGATTCAATTGTCAATACGCCGGGTATCGTGCCCGGGGTTCACTACCTTATCCAGTGCTTTACCAAGCCTGGTGACGGGGTATTGATTCAGCCGCCGGTGTACTATCCCTTTGCCCAGGCCATTCATACCAATGGCAGGCATGTGGTTGAAAATCCCTTGATACTGAATAATTACCGGTATGACATGGATTTTAAAGACCTGGAAGAAAAAACCCGGGACCCAAGGGTCAAACTTGCCATCCTGTGTTCGCCGCACAATCCGGTGGGTCGGGTATGGCACAGGGATGAGCTTGAACGGTTTGGGGCTATCTGTCTAAAAAATAATGTCCTGGTCTTTGCCGATGAAATACATTGTGATCTGATCATGCCCGGATTTGAACATACCAGTTACCAGTCGATTTCTTTTGAATTCTGTCAGGGTTCCATTGCCGGCAATGCCGCCTCAAAAACCTTTAATCTGGCCGGACTTGGCTATTCCTGCCTGATCATTCCCAACGAAGTATATCGCCATGAAATGGGTAATTTTTTTAACTGCCTTGGCTTTGATGCAACAGGACCCTCTAATTTGTTTGGTGCCATTGCAGCCCGGGCTGCCTATGAAGGCGGGGAACCCTGGCTGGTTGACGTGATCAGCTATATTTATGATAATTTTCTATATTTGAAAAAAAGAATCGAAAAAGAACTGCCGGGTGTGCGGGTATTTGATCTTGAAGCCACCTATTTGCCGTGGATTGATTTTACTCCTTTGGGGCTGTCATCGGAAAGAATTATTCAGATTATTGAGGAAAAGGCCGGACTTGCCCTTGATCACGGCAACTGGTTCGGACAGAGCGGGGCCGGGTTTGAGCGGATAAATATTGCCTGTCCAAGACAATTGTTGTTTAAGGCGGTAAACGCCCTAATTGCCGCATTCATGCCCTTTTGCAAATAA